In Aspergillus flavus chromosome 3, complete sequence, one genomic interval encodes:
- a CDS encoding WSC domain-containing protein: MKLLSVSATYLAIPMALLVSAQRETVTQVGCYTDSANFQNKGSYTYQSPGYCAKLCGKAKTPYMALHDGTECWCGTSLPDKSSLQSDDKCNTSCSGWPDDKCGSDKAWSVYQLPAYTKEASETESASISISLASSTPGSNSTASATKSGSVSQSASSAGATPTTSTSAATRRFKLPFFL, encoded by the exons ATGAAGCTCCTCTCAGTTTCGGCCACCTACCTGGCCATCCCCATGGCCCTGCTTGTCTCCGCCCAGAGGGAGACAGTGACCCAGGTTGGCTGCTACACCGACAGTGCCAATTTTCAAAACAAGGGCTCATACACATACCAAAGTCCGGGATATTGCGCCAAGCTCTGTGGCAAGGCGAAGACACCGTATATGGCCCTGCATGATGGTACCGAATGCTGGTGCGGTACTTCTCTGCCGGACAAGAGCTCTCTCCAGTCGGACGACAAATGCAATACATCCTGTTCCGGATGGCCCGACGATAAGT GTGGTTCCGATAAGGCGTGGTCTGTTTATCAACTTCCTGCCTATACGAAGGAGGCATCTGAGACTGAGTCTGCGTCGATTTCGATCAGCCTTGCAAGCTCTACCCCCGGATCGAACAGCACTGCGTCTGCCACTAAGTCGGGAAGTGTGTCCCAAAGTGCCTCTTCAGCGGGCGCTACTCCCACGACTTCTACCTCGGCTGCGACTCGTCGGTTCAaacttccttttttcctgtAA
- a CDS encoding FAD/FMN-containing dehydrogenase: protein MNPSIPSSSMGNTTSIAGRDCLVSALGGNAGLVAFQNQPLYQTTAVHEYNLNIPVTPAAITYPETAEQIAAVVKCASQYDYKVQARSGGHSFGNYGLGGTDGAVVVDMKYFNQFSMDDQTYEAVIGPGTTLGDVDVELYNNGKRAMAHGVCPTISTGGHFTMGGLGPTARQWGLALDHVEEVEVVLANSSIVRASNTQNQEVFFAVKGAAASFGIVTEFKVRTQPAPGIAVQYSYTFNLGSSAEKAQFIKDWQSFVSAKNLTRQFYTNMVIFDGDIILEGLFFGSKEQYEALGLEERFVPKNPGNILVLTDWLGMVGHALEDTILRLVGNTPTWFYAKSLGFTPDTLIPSSGIDEFFEYIENNKAGTSTWFVTLSLEGGAINDVPADATAYGHRDVLFWVQIFMVSPTGPVSSTTYDFADGLYNVLTKAVPESEGHAYLGCPDPKMANAQQKYWRQNLPRLEELKETLDPKDTFHNPQGILPA, encoded by the exons atgAATCCCAGTATCCCTTCCTCTAGTATGGGAAATACAACCAGTATAGCTGGGCGTGACTGCCTCGTCTCTGCCCTGGGAGGCAATGCGGGTCTCGTCGCCTTTCAAAATCAGCCCCTTTACCAAACCACCGCGGTGCATGAATACAACCTCAACATCCCAGTCACCCCGGCCGCGATTACTTACCCTGAGACCGCAGAGCAGATAGCTGCAGTTGTCAAGTGTGCCTCGCAATATGACTACAAGGTCCAGGCGCGCAGCGGGGGCCATAGCTTTGGAAATTATG GACTTGGAGGAACGGATGGTGCCGTGGTTGTAGATATGAAATACTTCAACCAATTTTCGATGGACGATCAGACATACGAGGCTGTCATTGGCCCAGGGACGACCCTTGGTGATGTGGATGTCGAGCTCTACAATAACGGGAAGAGAGCAATGGCACACGGTGTTTGTCCAACGATCAGCACCGGAGGGCATTTCACAATGGGAGGCTTGGGCCCTACAGCGCGACAGTGGGGGTTGGCCCTGGACCATGTCGAAGAGGTTGAGGTTGTCTTAGCGAACTCCTCCATTGTCCGGGCTTCGAATACGCAAAACCAAGAGGTCTTCTTCGCTGTCAAAGGTGCTGCTGCCAGCTTTGGCATTGTGACTGAGTTCAAGGTCCGCACCCAGCCGGCACCTGGAATAGCCGTTCAGTATTCATATACCTTCAACCTCGGCAGCAGCGCCGAAAAAGCGCAATTCATTAAGGATTGGCAATCTTTCGTCTCGGCAAAGAACCTTACCCGGCAATTCTATACTAACATGGTAATATTCGACGGAGACATTATCCTGGAAGGGCTATTCTTCGGCTCGAAGGAACAGTACGAGGCCTTGGGGCTGGAAGAGCGTTTTGTGCCGAAGAACCCAGGGAATATCCTGGTCCTGACGGACTGGCTAGGTATGGTTGGCCACGCACTGGAGGATACCATCCTGCGGCTGGTCGGAAATACTCCAACCTGGTTTTATGCGAAATCCCTTGGGTTCACACCCGACACGCTGATACCATCTTCTGGCATCGACGAGTTCTTCGAATATATTGAGAACAACAAGGCTGGCACTTCGACTTGGTTTGTGACACTGAGCCTGGAGGGCGGAGCTATCAATGATGTCCCTGCAGATGCTACGGCCTATGGGCACCGAGATGTGCTTTTCTGGGTTCAGATCTTCATGGTCAGTCCCACGGGCCCTGTTTCCTCAACTACGTACGACTTTGCCGATGGCCTTTACAATGTCCTCACTAAGGCAGTGCCCGAGAGTGAGGGGCATGCGTATCTCGGATGCCCGGATCCTAAGATGGCGAATGCGCAACAGAAATATTGGCGACAGAATCTTCCCCGGTTAGAGGAGTTGAAAGAGACTCTTGATCCAAAGGACACTTTCCATAATCCTCAGGGTATTTTACCAGCCTGA